DNA sequence from the Marinilongibacter aquaticus genome:
AGATGTGTTCGGGATGATGCAAAGTCTCTGGTGGGTGATGTTCGCCCTTATGGTTGTGCTTTCTTTGGTTTTTGGAAATATTGGGGCGGTGTCTCAAAACAGTTTCAAACGCCTTTTGGCTTATTCCAGTATTTCGCATGCGGGCTTTATGTTGTTGGCTTTGTTGGGCAATTTTGAGTCGGCCATGGGTTCTATTCTGTTTTACACTATTGCCTATACGCTTTCTACTGTGGCGGCTTTTGGCGTACTGATGATTACTTCGAAAGAGCGAATTGAAGACGGCCGTAACTACGAAAAAATTGACCTCTTTGACGGATTGGCAAAAAACAATGGTTTTTTAAGTGCGGTATTGACGATCGCCATGTTGTCCATGGCGGGAATTCCGCTGACTGCGGGCTTTTGGGCGAAATTCTTCGTCTTCACAGATGCAGCACATTCAGGGTTATACTGGACCGTCGTTGTCGCTATTCTCATGTCTGCGGTAGCCATATACTATTATTTCAAGCCTATTATGGCCATTTGGAAAAACAAAGAAGGTTTGCCTTCCATCGAATTGAATATGGCTTACCGCGTAATCCTGTCGATCTGTACTTTGGGTACAGTGATTTTGGGTTTCTTTCCCGATTTGATCCGTTCGATATTTTAAAGAATATCTTAAGAAATAGAATTTTTTTAAGGAAGAGCAGGCTTTAAAGGCCTGCTTTTTTGCGTTTAATTTAATGATTGGAGTTTATTTTATGAATATTTTAAGAATTTAAGCACTTTTTAATCTTTTAAAGGCCCATACCCTTGACATTCTTAAAATATCCTTAAATTTGTAATGATTTTAAAACTTAATCGAATAATACTGTTATGAAAAAATTGATCGCTGTAATGTTGGTAGCAGGTATGACTGCTTTTACTGCTTGTTCTTCTGAAAAAGCTGAAGAAACTACTGAAGATGCTGCTGCTGTAGTTGAAGATGCTGCAGATGCTACTATGGATGCTGCTGAAGCTGTAGCTGACACTGTAAGTGCAACTGCTGAAGATGCTGCTGAAGCTGTAGAAGAAGCAACTGCTGAATAAGAAATTTTTAGCTTTAGAGGTGCCTTCATCGATTTTTTCGATGAAGGCATTTTTTGTTTTTATATTTGTGAAAAAATGAATTGATGCTGAATCGAACCAAAGCTCCACTGTTTAGTCCTGTAGAATTTATATCTCTTCCCGAAATAGAAAAGTTGGAGCTTCCCAATGGTTTGGAAATCTACATCGCAAATTTTGCCGACCAGGATATTATAAAAGTAGAATTGGTGTTGGAAGGGGGCTCGGGCAGAAGCGATTTGCCCGGTTTGCCTGTACTTTTTTCAAAAATGTTGATCGGTGGAACCGCAAAACGGACAGCCACGCAGATTGTGGAAGATTTCGATCAATACGGGGGATTTATAGAAGTGGGGCAAAAAGTGGAGTCGATGAACATTACGCTTTACGGTTTGCGACGCTTTCTCTCTCAATATTTGGAAACGCTTTTTGAAGTGTTGGACGAAGCCAGTTTTCCGGAAGACGAGCTTGTGAGCCAAAAGGATAATGCTCAAAATGCTTTGGATTTAAATATGGAGAAATCTTCGTTTTTGGCTTCTCGAGCCTACAAAGCATTGATTTTCGGTGAAACGCATCCTTATGGAAGAGCCTTTGAAAGCGAAGATATTGATGTTGTTCAACGCGAAGATTTGTTTGCTTTTTACGCACGTTTTGTCAAAGAAAAGGCCTTTAAGATTTTTGTTTCCGGCAAAGTGGGGCACGAAGAAGTGGAGGTGCTGACGAAGTTTTTTGGCCAAAGGCCTTTTGAACAGGTAGAAGCCGAAGTGTTGACGTTTGATGCACTTCCCCCGCAAAGGAAGTTGATTGAAAGAGCCGACAGCATGCAGTCTACCTTACGCATGGGTAAGCTTACGGTGGGGCGTCGTCATCCAGATTTTTTCAAAATGATGGTCTGCAATACGGTTTTCGGAGGCTTTTTCGGTAGCCGTTTGATGAAAAATATCCGTGAAAAGAAGGGATTTACATACGGTATTTCTTCATCGGTTAGCCCAATTCAAGATATTGGCTTCTACGCCATTGGCTCGGATGTGATCAAAGCCCATACCTTGGATACCTTGAAAGAGATAGAAATGGAAGCCAAGAAGCTGCAAGAGGAAAAGGTCAGTGACGATGAGCTGGATTTGGTGAAAAACTATTTGAGTGGAAGTTTTGCGGGTTCGATCACCACAGCTTTTGAAATCATGGATCGCCACAGAAATTTGGTGCTATACAAATTACCCCAAGATTTTTACAATACGTTTGTCGATCATATAAGGGCTGTAAGCAAAGAGGATGTGCAAGAAATGGCCCAAAAATACTTGGATATCCAAAGCATGTCGGAAGTGATAGTGGGCGAACGCATTTGATTCGACAAGAAGTATTTTCAATTCGCGAAGAATAAATCCTCGTGTTCTTGAGGCTGTACACGCAAGACATTCGTGAGCACCAGGAGAATTAAAGTGCGTGAAGCAATCTTTTGCGGAATGTCGGCGATTTTGGCAAAATTGGACAGTGTAATGAAATTGTGTTGCCCGAGATATTTCATCAGCCGGTCTTCTTTTTCACCGTAATTGAATCGCAAATCTTTGCCTTTGCTCAGGCCTTTGAGAATTTGTTTGACTTCACGACTAGCCTGAATCGAGCGGTCGGCTACCCGCACGTAGGCTTTTCTTTCCAATTCATTTTGTGGATTGATTACAAAATACGGCTGATTTTCGCCTTTTGAAATATGAAAAACCAGTACTTCTTTGCCATCGAGTAGGCGAATGGCCTCCATCGCATAGTCAATTTTGGGATAAATGCTTCGGTCGATTTCCCTTTCGAGCACAAACTGCTCTTCATTGGCATATTTCAATC
Encoded proteins:
- a CDS encoding M16 family metallopeptidase → MLNRTKAPLFSPVEFISLPEIEKLELPNGLEIYIANFADQDIIKVELVLEGGSGRSDLPGLPVLFSKMLIGGTAKRTATQIVEDFDQYGGFIEVGQKVESMNITLYGLRRFLSQYLETLFEVLDEASFPEDELVSQKDNAQNALDLNMEKSSFLASRAYKALIFGETHPYGRAFESEDIDVVQREDLFAFYARFVKEKAFKIFVSGKVGHEEVEVLTKFFGQRPFEQVEAEVLTFDALPPQRKLIERADSMQSTLRMGKLTVGRRHPDFFKMMVCNTVFGGFFGSRLMKNIREKKGFTYGISSSVSPIQDIGFYAIGSDVIKAHTLDTLKEIEMEAKKLQEEKVSDDELDLVKNYLSGSFAGSITTAFEIMDRHRNLVLYKLPQDFYNTFVDHIRAVSKEDVQEMAQKYLDIQSMSEVIVGERI
- a CDS encoding AlbA family DNA-binding domain-containing protein, with translation MDLKGLNRLVSQGEGQHLEFKLKANHPEKIVREMVAFANASGGTLLIGVEDGGLIKGLKYANEEQFVLEREIDRSIYPKIDYAMEAIRLLDGKEVLVFHISKGENQPYFVINPQNELERKAYVRVADRSIQASREVKQILKGLSKGKDLRFNYGEKEDRLMKYLGQHNFITLSNFAKIADIPQKIASRTLILLVLTNVLRVQPQEHEDLFFAN